Proteins co-encoded in one Campylobacter jejuni genomic window:
- a CDS encoding ABC transporter permease → MNKSVLKYLLFKYLRFDKEQPFINLSMLLAFLGVCVGLCVLLVAMAIMNGFDKEFEKRFFVMNYPITILPKFYVPVNDEFIDELRKTFPNLLFSPYISTQVVVKGDNRFEGGVLFGVNFNDEKKINEVVAKALKDENLSGFDILVGSALTDEFGLHKNDKLSLIFSNLNPSGFSLVPQTKRFDVKARFTSGLAFYDKAYMYTDVDALKKVLGMPKNPNYDGIHVYSDNAFEDVEKIKSYLKDDYAVVGWWEQNKNFFSALELEKRALFIVLMLIILVASLNIVSSLLMIVMNRRSEIALLLALGASKNEVKKSFFALGMLIGGGGMIVGMVLAFFALWLLGNFDIVTLPADVYGTSKLPLDLSLMDFSLTIVGALIIIALSSFYPAKKATQINILDTLRNE, encoded by the coding sequence TTGAATAAAAGCGTTTTAAAATATTTACTTTTTAAATATTTAAGATTTGATAAAGAGCAACCCTTTATCAATCTTTCTATGCTTTTGGCCTTTTTAGGAGTTTGTGTAGGACTTTGCGTTTTGCTTGTAGCTATGGCAATTATGAATGGTTTTGATAAAGAATTTGAAAAACGCTTTTTTGTGATGAATTATCCTATTACTATTTTGCCTAAATTCTACGTTCCTGTAAATGATGAATTTATAGATGAGTTAAGAAAAACATTTCCAAATTTGTTATTTAGCCCTTATATAAGCACTCAAGTTGTTGTAAAGGGAGATAATCGTTTTGAAGGTGGTGTGCTTTTTGGCGTTAATTTTAATGATGAAAAAAAAATAAACGAAGTGGTTGCTAAAGCTTTAAAGGATGAGAATTTAAGTGGTTTTGATATACTTGTAGGATCAGCGCTTACCGATGAATTTGGTTTGCATAAAAATGACAAACTTTCACTTATTTTTTCAAATCTTAATCCTAGTGGATTTTCTTTAGTACCGCAAACTAAACGTTTTGATGTTAAAGCGCGTTTTACTTCAGGGCTTGCATTTTATGATAAAGCTTATATGTACACAGATGTTGATGCATTGAAGAAAGTACTTGGAATGCCTAAAAATCCAAATTATGATGGAATTCATGTATATAGCGATAATGCTTTTGAGGATGTTGAAAAAATTAAATCTTATTTAAAAGATGATTATGCTGTAGTAGGTTGGTGGGAACAAAATAAAAATTTCTTTTCAGCCTTAGAACTTGAAAAAAGAGCGCTTTTTATAGTGTTGATGCTTATTATTTTGGTTGCAAGTTTAAATATAGTAAGTTCTTTATTGATGATAGTAATGAATCGTCGCAGTGAAATAGCACTTTTACTTGCTCTAGGTGCAAGCAAAAATGAGGTAAAAAAGAGTTTTTTTGCCTTAGGTATGCTTATTGGTGGTGGCGGTATGATAGTGGGTATGGTACTTGCATTTTTTGCTTTATGGCTTTTGGGAAATTTTGATATTGTAACTTTACCTGCTGATGTTTATGGAACCAGTAAATTACCACTTGATTTGTCTTTAATGGATTTTTCTTTAACCATTGTGGGTGCTTTAATAATCATAGCTTTATCATCTTTTTATCCTGCAAAAAAAGCAACTCAAATTAATATTTTAGATACTTTAAGAAATGAATAA